The following are encoded together in the Roseivirga misakiensis genome:
- a CDS encoding alanine/glycine:cation symporter family protein codes for MQQVDDFLSLIDSYIGSAGWFPFALLGVGLFFTIYLKFPQIRFFGFALKVVKGKFDSKDDEGDTSHFQALTTALSGTVGTGNIAGVALALHLGGPAALFWMLVTAGIGMCTKFVEVTLSHKYREKAQDGTMAGGPMYYMKNADFMLSGKKVNMKWLAIIFAIATVLSAFGTGSLPQINSISTSIQATFGIELWITGAILAVLLGIVIIGGIKRIAAITEKLVPAMALIYFIGCFAVILANLENLLPALVAIVGDIFTGSAAAGGFLGGTIWYAFDRGVNRGLFSNEAGQGSAPIAHASAKAHEPVSEGMVAILEPFIDTIIICTITGLTLLSSGVWNEKHQNVFQAADMEILAGTNFTDETDEGVKALAEHIGGVNELELFNGPLDVQAGKITTAATVIHARSLAEDVVVKNDIDEPFTGIIMVENGRPVDSDETFEGLSLVHSAPLTALAFTKGFFGEYGKYIVSIGLLLFAFSTAISWSYYGDRAMTFLWGSGSVKYFRIVYVVAFFLASFQDTTIIWTLSGITIALMTLPNLLGLFWLRKEMKSTIADYWKGFKKEFPDVKTPE; via the coding sequence ATGCAGCAAGTAGATGATTTCCTGAGTTTAATTGATAGTTATATTGGAAGTGCGGGATGGTTCCCGTTTGCCCTATTAGGGGTAGGACTATTCTTTACCATATACCTCAAATTTCCTCAAATACGGTTTTTTGGTTTTGCCCTAAAGGTGGTAAAAGGGAAGTTTGATAGTAAAGATGACGAAGGAGATACTTCTCATTTTCAGGCCTTAACCACAGCACTTTCTGGTACTGTCGGAACAGGAAATATTGCTGGTGTCGCTTTGGCGCTTCATTTGGGTGGTCCTGCCGCCTTGTTTTGGATGTTAGTAACAGCTGGAATTGGTATGTGTACCAAGTTTGTGGAGGTAACTCTATCACATAAGTATAGAGAAAAAGCACAGGATGGTACAATGGCTGGTGGCCCTATGTACTATATGAAGAACGCCGATTTCATGTTAAGTGGGAAAAAAGTTAACATGAAATGGCTGGCTATAATTTTTGCTATCGCCACCGTTTTATCAGCTTTTGGAACAGGTAGTTTACCTCAAATTAACAGTATTTCTACTTCCATTCAGGCTACTTTTGGTATTGAGCTATGGATCACTGGAGCAATTCTAGCTGTGCTTTTAGGAATAGTGATTATTGGCGGAATCAAACGTATTGCGGCAATTACTGAGAAACTTGTACCTGCAATGGCTTTGATTTATTTCATCGGCTGTTTCGCGGTAATACTAGCTAACCTCGAAAACCTTTTACCTGCTTTAGTAGCAATTGTAGGAGATATATTCACAGGATCGGCAGCGGCTGGAGGTTTCCTAGGTGGAACCATTTGGTATGCTTTTGATCGTGGTGTAAACAGAGGCTTATTCTCAAACGAGGCTGGTCAGGGTAGTGCCCCGATTGCGCATGCATCTGCAAAGGCACATGAACCAGTATCAGAAGGAATGGTAGCGATACTTGAGCCATTCATTGACACTATTATTATCTGTACAATTACTGGTTTGACCTTACTTTCCTCAGGTGTGTGGAATGAAAAGCATCAAAATGTTTTTCAAGCTGCGGACATGGAAATTTTAGCAGGAACCAATTTCACTGATGAAACAGACGAGGGTGTTAAGGCACTTGCAGAGCACATCGGTGGAGTAAATGAATTGGAACTTTTCAATGGCCCGTTAGATGTTCAGGCAGGTAAAATCACAACTGCTGCAACCGTAATACACGCAAGATCTTTGGCCGAAGATGTTGTCGTGAAAAATGACATCGACGAACCATTCACCGGAATAATCATGGTCGAAAACGGCCGACCGGTGGATTCAGATGAAACATTTGAAGGCTTATCATTAGTACATAGTGCTCCTTTGACAGCACTAGCCTTTACCAAGGGGTTTTTCGGCGAGTATGGAAAATATATTGTTTCAATCGGTTTGCTTCTCTTTGCCTTTAGTACAGCAATTTCGTGGTCTTACTATGGTGATAGAGCAATGACTTTCTTATGGGGTTCTGGCTCTGTAAAGTACTTTAGAATAGTGTATGTAGTGGCATTCTTCTTGGCTTCGTTTCAGGATACCACCATTATCTGGACCTTGTCTGGGATCACAATTGCCCTAATGACCTTACCAAACTTATTAGGTCTGTTCTGGCTGAGAAAAGAAATGAAGTCGACAATAGCCGATTACTGGAAAGGATTTAAGAAAGAATTCCCCGATGTAAAAACACCGGAATAG